In a single window of the Chondrocystis sp. NIES-4102 genome:
- a CDS encoding NmrA family protein, which produces MYLITGATGSLGRRIVRQLRTNEQPVRAFVRLTSHFGELEDRGAEILIGDLKQERDIIKACRNVQYIISSHGSGNDALALDYRANIDLIDQAVANDVKHFVFISVIGVDRGYQDSATFKAKREVEKYLMRSGLNYTILRPSGFANNIIPLAERFRDTGIYFSIGDQKNRSSIVSTDDLAKIAIASTQNEAAINQVFAVGGPDILKREDIARIFSRLFNRDPIIINPPLELLDGLRMGVGLLNPQLNKSLGTLRTLLANEFFCTQGEITRLESVFGIKMESLESFLRRYVGQ; this is translated from the coding sequence ATGTATTTAATTACAGGTGCAACGGGATCGTTAGGACGCAGAATTGTTCGACAATTAAGAACAAATGAGCAGCCAGTTAGAGCATTTGTCCGTTTAACTTCTCATTTTGGTGAATTAGAAGATCGTGGCGCAGAAATCTTAATAGGTGATCTCAAACAAGAACGGGATATTATTAAAGCTTGCCGTAATGTTCAATATATTATTAGTAGTCATGGATCTGGTAATGATGCTTTAGCCTTAGACTATCGGGCAAATATAGATCTCATAGATCAAGCTGTAGCTAATGATGTTAAACATTTTGTCTTTATCTCTGTTATAGGGGTCGATCGCGGTTATCAAGATTCTGCTACTTTTAAAGCTAAACGAGAAGTAGAAAAATATTTAATGCGTAGTGGCTTAAATTATACAATTCTTCGTCCTTCAGGATTTGCTAATAATATTATTCCTCTAGCAGAAAGGTTTCGTGATACAGGTATCTATTTCTCAATTGGAGATCAGAAAAATCGTTCTTCCATAGTTAGTACTGATGACCTAGCAAAAATTGCGATCGCAAGTACTCAAAATGAAGCAGCCATCAATCAAGTATTTGCTGTGGGGGGTCCTGATATTCTTAAGCGAGAAGATATTGCTCGTATTTTCTCCCGTTTATTTAATCGAGATCCAATTATTATTAATCCACCCCTAGAATTACTCGACGGGTTAAGAATGGGTGTTGGTTTACTTAATCCCCAGTTAAATAAATCTTTAGGTACATTACGTACTCTTTTAGCCAATGAATTTTTCTGCACCCAAGGGGAAATAACCCGTTTAGAATCGGTGTTTGGAATTAAAATGGAATCTTTAGAAAGCTTTCTACGTCGTTACGTTGGACAGTAA
- a CDS encoding single-stranded nucleic acid binding R3H domain protein yields the protein MQSELPSHRMQVTDNLDKLLTIFPDTIRSNLEKHFKPDTDNLIEVVLDLGRLPEARFSDRVEYIRDQPVTQAEIQHCIEGVGMFSSDNRAGIERTLHRISAIRNRTGDIIGLTCRIGRAIFGTIVMIRDLVETGQSILLLGRPGVGKTTALREIARVLADDLGKRVVIIDTSNEIAGDGDIPHPAIGRARRMQVARPELQHQVMIEAVENHMPEVIVIDEIGTELEALAARTIAERGVQLVGTAHGNSVANLIKNPTLSDLIGGIQSVTLGDDEARRRRTQKTVLERKAPPTFAIAVEMLERQRWVVHDDVATTIDTLLRGMEAPSQIRTVDDQGEVTIVEPELPLIQPLTSSRTTAISPLYSQGLRSSGKMTPVALNTNISKTSNFDLDGMLEHSWQTQDPYSQKIRTPGPNGEDLPVYIYAYGIGRSQIEQVIEILNLPIVFTKDVMEADAVIALRSQIKHHSKLRTLAQERHIPIYTVKSNTIPQITRIFRQILNLDDPNIPEPTDLRLFSKAGSDDELEALEEARLAVEQIVIPKGQPVELLPRSAKVRKMQHELIEHYRLQSDSFGDEPNRRLRIYPA from the coding sequence ATGCAGTCAGAATTACCCTCTCATCGGATGCAAGTTACCGATAACCTGGATAAATTACTTACCATTTTTCCCGACACAATTCGTTCTAATTTAGAAAAGCATTTTAAACCTGATACTGATAACCTAATTGAAGTAGTCTTAGATTTAGGCAGACTACCTGAAGCCCGTTTTAGCGATCGCGTTGAGTATATTCGTGATCAACCTGTAACTCAAGCCGAAATTCAACACTGTATTGAAGGTGTGGGTATGTTTAGCAGTGATAATCGTGCTGGCATAGAAAGAACTTTACACCGTATTAGTGCAATTCGTAACCGTACTGGCGATATTATTGGTTTAACCTGTCGTATTGGTCGGGCAATTTTTGGCACAATTGTCATGATTCGCGACTTAGTGGAAACAGGACAGTCTATCTTACTTTTGGGTCGTCCTGGAGTTGGTAAAACCACAGCATTACGGGAAATTGCCAGGGTTTTAGCGGATGACTTAGGTAAACGTGTTGTAATTATCGATACTTCAAATGAGATTGCAGGTGATGGAGATATTCCCCACCCTGCCATTGGTCGCGCTAGAAGGATGCAGGTGGCTCGCCCAGAGTTGCAACACCAAGTGATGATTGAGGCGGTGGAAAACCATATGCCCGAAGTAATTGTCATTGATGAAATTGGGACGGAATTAGAAGCCCTAGCAGCCAGAACAATTGCCGAAAGAGGGGTACAGTTAGTGGGGACAGCCCACGGTAACAGCGTTGCCAACTTAATTAAAAATCCTACCTTGTCAGATTTAATAGGTGGAATTCAAAGCGTAACCCTGGGAGATGATGAAGCTCGTCGTCGTCGAACCCAAAAAACCGTTTTAGAAAGAAAAGCACCTCCAACTTTTGCGATCGCCGTTGAAATGTTAGAACGTCAACGCTGGGTTGTCCATGATGATGTGGCAACTACTATTGATACTTTGTTGCGAGGTATGGAAGCACCATCTCAAATTAGAACTGTAGATGATCAAGGAGAAGTAACTATTGTTGAACCTGAGTTACCATTAATTCAGCCTTTAACTAGTAGTAGGACGACAGCTATTTCACCCCTATATTCTCAAGGTCTTAGATCATCGGGGAAAATGACCCCTGTGGCGTTGAATACTAACATCTCTAAAACTAGTAACTTTGATTTAGATGGGATGTTAGAACATTCTTGGCAAACTCAAGATCCTTATAGTCAAAAAATTCGTACTCCAGGACCCAACGGTGAGGATTTACCTGTATATATCTATGCCTATGGTATTGGTCGATCCCAAATTGAGCAAGTAATTGAGATCCTCAATTTACCAATTGTCTTTACCAAAGATGTTATGGAAGCAGACGCAGTAATTGCCTTGCGATCGCAAATTAAACATCATTCTAAATTGCGTACCCTGGCTCAAGAACGTCATATTCCTATCTATACAGTCAAATCTAATACTATTCCCCAAATTACACGCATTTTTCGTCAGATTCTCAATCTTGATGACCCTAATATTCCTGAACCAACAGATCTACGTCTTTTTAGTAAAGCAGGTAGTGATGATGAATTGGAAGCTTTAGAAGAAGCTAGGCTAGCTGTAGAGCAAATTGTAATTCCCAAGGGGCAACCTGTAGAATTATTACCGCGATCGGCAAAAGTTAGAAAAATGCAGCACGAATTGATTGAACATTACCGTTTACAGTCTGATAGTTTTGGTGATGAACCTAATCGTCGTCTGAGAATTTATCCTGCTTAA
- a CDS encoding short-chain dehydrogenase/reductase SDR produces MKTALVTGASSGIGETFARQLASKKIDLVLVARSQDKLEQLATELAAQHQIKTKVIVKDLTEKEAGKAVLEEIQAEGLTIDLLINNAGFGDYGAFSDRPLSKQLAMVSLNISVLVELTGLFLPLMQQRKSGTIINISSIAGFQPLPYLSVYAATKAFVLNFTEALWAENKDTGVNILVVCPGPTESEFFDRADFPDSLKGANTSILTSTETVVKETLKAMDKKQSTIVTGGIGNQLIVNLPRFVPRDFLVSAVGKQFKK; encoded by the coding sequence ATGAAAACGGCTTTAGTTACGGGTGCATCGTCAGGAATTGGTGAAACATTTGCCAGGCAACTAGCAAGTAAGAAAATAGATTTAGTCTTAGTAGCGCGATCGCAAGATAAATTAGAGCAGTTAGCCACAGAATTAGCAGCCCAACATCAAATAAAAACCAAAGTAATAGTTAAAGATTTAACCGAAAAAGAAGCAGGAAAAGCAGTACTAGAGGAAATACAAGCCGAAGGTTTAACCATCGATCTCCTAATCAACAATGCAGGTTTTGGAGACTATGGGGCATTTAGCGATCGCCCTTTGTCTAAGCAATTAGCAATGGTGAGCCTCAATATTAGCGTCTTGGTAGAATTAACAGGCTTATTTTTGCCCCTGATGCAGCAAAGAAAATCTGGCACAATTATTAACATCTCTTCTATTGCTGGATTTCAACCCCTACCCTATCTATCTGTGTATGCAGCCACTAAAGCTTTTGTACTAAACTTTACAGAAGCACTATGGGCAGAAAATAAAGATACTGGGGTTAATATTCTTGTCGTTTGTCCAGGGCCTACGGAGTCGGAATTTTTTGACAGAGCCGATTTTCCTGATAGCCTAAAAGGTGCAAATACTAGTATTTTAACTTCCACTGAAACAGTAGTTAAAGAAACCCTAAAAGCAATGGATAAAAAACAGTCTACCATTGTAACAGGTGGCATTGGTAATCAGCTTATAGTTAACCTGCCTCGATTTGTGCCTCGCGACTTTTTAGTAAGTGCTGTAGGAAAACAGTTCAAGAAATAA
- a CDS encoding diaminopimelate decarboxylase — MLSTDRSLPNTGHRYIPQITDLNIPSAPNQELLPLTAKVNTQNHLEIGGCDLTELVAKYGSPLYVLDEFTLRTACRQYRDSFASYYGGESQVIYASKAWSCLAVCSIIASEGLGFDVVSGGELYTTLQAGVSKEKIYFHGNNKSIAELEYAVATGCTIIIDNWLELKNLTRIAAEQSPKPVPVMVRLTPGIECHTHEYIRTGHLDSKFGFDPNQLDEVFTYLSQQESLHCIGLHAHIGSQIFERQPHQDLGEVLVDWFVKAQRYNLPVTTLNVGGGLGIQYTESDDPPSISQWVKAVCGAVEDACTKASMPLPKLIAEPGRSLIGSACVTAYTVGSRKEIPQMRTYIAVDGGMSDNPRPITYQSVYRAVVANRMSEPLSEQVTVAGKHCESGDVVIKDASLPKTEPGDILVVMDTGAYNYSMASNYNRIGRPAAVVVYEGEANLIIERETYHNLIERDRLPERLVKPEN, encoded by the coding sequence ATGCTTTCGACCGATCGCAGTTTACCAAATACTGGACATCGTTATATTCCTCAAATTACAGATTTAAATATTCCTTCTGCTCCTAACCAAGAGCTATTACCCTTAACTGCTAAGGTCAATACCCAAAATCATTTGGAAATAGGTGGTTGCGATCTTACAGAATTGGTTGCCAAATATGGCTCTCCTCTATATGTTCTGGATGAATTTACTTTAAGAACTGCTTGTCGGCAATATCGTGATAGTTTTGCTAGTTATTATGGTGGAGAGTCGCAAGTTATTTATGCTTCTAAAGCCTGGAGTTGTCTAGCTGTTTGTAGTATAATTGCCAGCGAAGGTTTAGGTTTTGATGTGGTATCTGGAGGGGAACTATATACAACCCTACAAGCAGGCGTAAGTAAAGAGAAGATTTATTTTCATGGTAATAATAAGTCTATAGCAGAATTAGAATATGCCGTAGCAACAGGTTGTACGATTATTATTGATAATTGGTTGGAGTTAAAAAATTTAACCCGTATAGCTGCCGAACAAAGTCCTAAACCAGTCCCAGTTATGGTGCGCCTCACTCCTGGTATTGAGTGTCATACCCACGAATATATCCGTACAGGGCATTTAGATAGTAAGTTTGGTTTTGACCCTAATCAACTAGATGAAGTATTTACCTATCTTAGCCAACAAGAGAGCTTACATTGTATAGGGTTACACGCCCATATCGGTTCGCAAATTTTTGAGCGTCAACCTCATCAGGATTTAGGAGAAGTATTGGTTGATTGGTTTGTTAAAGCTCAGCGATATAATTTGCCTGTAACAACTCTTAATGTTGGTGGTGGGTTGGGAATTCAGTATACCGAATCTGATGATCCTCCAAGTATTTCCCAATGGGTTAAAGCTGTATGTGGCGCAGTTGAAGATGCTTGTACTAAGGCTTCTATGCCCCTACCTAAATTAATCGCTGAACCTGGACGATCTTTAATTGGTTCTGCTTGTGTTACAGCCTATACTGTCGGTAGCCGTAAAGAAATTCCTCAAATGCGTACTTATATCGCTGTAGATGGTGGAATGTCTGATAATCCTCGCCCAATTACTTATCAATCAGTGTATCGAGCCGTGGTGGCTAATCGGATGTCCGAGCCTTTAAGCGAGCAGGTAACAGTGGCTGGAAAACATTGTGAATCGGGTGATGTAGTTATTAAAGATGCTTCCTTGCCTAAAACTGAACCTGGAGATATTTTAGTGGTAATGGATACAGGCGCGTACAATTACAGCATGGCATCTAACTATAATCGTATTGGTAGACCTGCAGCAGTAGTGGTTTATGAAGGTGAAGCCAATTTAATTATTGAACGTGAAACTTATCATAATTTAATCGAACGCGATCGCCTACCAGAAAGACTGGTAAAACCAGAAAACTAG
- a CDS encoding 4Fe-4S ferredoxin iron-sulfur binding domain protein, with protein sequence MRVQSIPLTSLIEGSWFKLICGASYQHLPAVRNLALIYSLAGADCIDVAADPAVIAAAQEGINIAAKLSKNTISSPWLMVSINDAEDPHFRKAEFDITQCPSDCPQPCVQVCPAEAINLNSLGVIDSLCYGCGRCIPICPQGLINTRSHISSPSVILPAIELMGIDAIEIHTQVGHEADFQRLWLDIMPVIGRLKLLAISCTDHPQVIEYLRSLYEIINPLPCPLIWQTDGRSMSGDIGKGTTHAAVAFAQKVLQAKLPGYVQLAGGTNDYTVKKLKTAGMLRQAKTYSICNTISGVAYGSYARAILSPILNQLETTQLQNIKFNLNDNKPMNQLNLKLEDHQQLLEAAVNTASGLVKPIKNSSIAQ encoded by the coding sequence GTGAGAGTACAATCAATTCCTTTAACGTCACTAATCGAGGGTAGCTGGTTCAAATTGATTTGCGGAGCTAGCTATCAACATCTCCCCGCCGTACGTAATTTAGCTCTAATTTACAGTTTAGCTGGTGCTGATTGTATAGACGTGGCTGCTGATCCTGCGGTAATTGCTGCTGCTCAAGAAGGAATAAATATAGCTGCAAAATTGAGCAAAAATACCATCTCTTCCCCCTGGTTAATGGTCAGTATTAATGATGCTGAAGATCCACATTTTCGCAAGGCAGAGTTTGACATAACTCAATGTCCTTCAGACTGTCCTCAACCCTGTGTACAAGTATGTCCTGCTGAGGCAATAAATTTAAATTCTTTGGGAGTTATCGACAGCCTCTGTTATGGATGTGGTCGGTGTATACCCATTTGTCCTCAAGGGTTAATTAATACTCGTTCTCATATATCCAGTCCTAGTGTGATTTTACCAGCCATCGAGTTAATGGGGATTGATGCGATAGAAATTCATACCCAGGTGGGACATGAAGCTGATTTCCAACGGCTATGGTTAGATATTATGCCTGTAATAGGTAGATTAAAGTTACTAGCTATTAGTTGTACGGATCATCCACAGGTTATAGAATACCTGCGATCGCTCTATGAAATAATTAATCCACTTCCCTGTCCCTTGATCTGGCAAACAGACGGACGATCAATGAGTGGTGATATCGGTAAGGGAACTACCCATGCTGCGGTGGCTTTTGCTCAGAAAGTTTTGCAGGCTAAATTACCAGGATATGTTCAGCTAGCAGGAGGCACAAATGATTATACAGTTAAGAAACTTAAAACCGCAGGGATGTTACGGCAAGCAAAAACCTATTCTATATGTAACACTATTTCTGGGGTGGCTTATGGAAGTTATGCCCGTGCTATCCTCTCACCAATTTTAAACCAGTTAGAAACAACCCAACTGCAAAATATTAAATTTAATTTAAACGATAACAAACCAATGAATCAGCTTAACCTCAAGCTAGAAGATCATCAGCAATTACTAGAAGCAGCCGTAAATACTGCCAGTGGGCTGGTTAAGCCAATTAAAAATAGCAGCATTGCTCAGTAA
- a CDS encoding GCN5-related N-acetyltransferase: MVFWKKIFSNSDTVDPSENTEFGEELLNLDNQDTSQPQIVFSTERDIDLYELEELCDRVGWARRPLRKVKKAIQHSFLVVSMWEVVGKKRRLIGFARATSDHAFNATIWDVVVDPKFQGRGLGKAMMKYTISQLRSSDISNITLFADPQVINFYQRLGFMLDPEGIKGMFWYPD, translated from the coding sequence ATGGTCTTTTGGAAGAAAATATTTAGCAATTCAGATACGGTAGATCCCTCAGAAAATACAGAGTTTGGCGAAGAGTTATTAAATTTAGATAATCAAGACACTTCTCAACCTCAAATAGTTTTTAGCACAGAGCGTGATATAGATTTGTATGAGTTAGAAGAATTATGCGATCGCGTTGGTTGGGCGCGTCGTCCTCTACGTAAAGTCAAAAAAGCAATTCAGCATAGCTTTCTGGTAGTTTCTATGTGGGAAGTTGTAGGTAAAAAGCGTCGCTTGATAGGCTTTGCCCGTGCTACCTCAGATCATGCTTTTAATGCGACCATTTGGGATGTGGTGGTAGATCCGAAATTTCAAGGTCGTGGTTTGGGTAAGGCAATGATGAAATATACTATCTCGCAACTACGAAGTTCTGATATTAGTAATATTACTCTTTTTGCCGATCCTCAAGTGATCAATTTTTATCAAAGACTAGGATTTATGTTAGATCCTGAAGGCATTAAAGGTATGTTTTGGTATCCTGATTAA
- a CDS encoding undecaprenyl diphosphate synthase, protein MSLEPVALHKLPADLSLKPLPKHVAVIMDGNGRWAKNQGKPRIVGHQKGVDALKDLLRCCKDWGIPALTAYAFSTENWGRPHAEVQFLMTLFERVLRRELQEMKQENVRIRFVGNLDDLPNSLRQEIARSMEDTKDNQGIQFTVATNYGGRHEILQACRAIALEVAQGHLEVDQIDEGLFEDHLYTHGIPHPDLLIRTSGEMRISNFLLWQMAYAEIYVTSTLWPDFDRLEFHKALLEFQQRDRRFGKV, encoded by the coding sequence ATGAGCCTAGAGCCAGTCGCATTGCATAAACTACCTGCCGATTTAAGCCTCAAGCCCCTACCAAAACACGTAGCAGTGATTATGGATGGCAATGGTCGTTGGGCTAAAAATCAAGGCAAACCCCGTATTGTCGGTCATCAAAAGGGTGTAGATGCTTTAAAAGACTTATTGCGCTGTTGTAAAGACTGGGGAATTCCAGCCTTAACCGCCTATGCTTTTTCGACGGAGAATTGGGGACGACCCCATGCGGAAGTACAGTTTTTAATGACTTTATTTGAGCGAGTGCTACGGCGAGAGTTACAAGAAATGAAGCAAGAGAATGTGAGAATTCGCTTCGTGGGTAATTTAGATGATTTACCTAACTCTCTGCGCCAAGAAATTGCTCGCTCAATGGAAGATACGAAAGATAATCAGGGAATTCAGTTTACTGTAGCCACAAATTATGGAGGTAGACATGAAATTCTTCAAGCTTGTAGAGCGATCGCACTTGAAGTAGCACAAGGACATTTAGAAGTGGATCAGATTGATGAGGGACTGTTTGAGGATCATTTATATACTCATGGTATTCCCCATCCAGATCTTTTGATTCGTACTAGTGGCGAGATGCGAATTAGTAATTTTTTATTATGGCAGATGGCTTACGCTGAAATTTATGTAACCTCTACCTTATGGCCAGATTTTGATCGTCTGGAATTTCACAAGGCTTTATTAGAGTTTCAACAGCGCGATCGCCGTTTTGGTAAAGTTTAG
- a CDS encoding alpha/beta hydrolase fold protein — protein sequence MPLIDILETTHVYELTAPVDKPNSPVLVFVHGWLLSRQYWQPLVELLKSEYQCLIYDARGFGESANNSSDLNHDQSYSLNAYAHDLECLLKNLEIKQAWVVGHSLGGSVALWAAYRYPEAIKGVICLNAGGGIYLKEEFERFRNAGQQLVKFRPRWLLCVPFLGWLFSRMMVARPLELKWGRQRVRDFVLADEKAALGALLESTTETEVHLLPQLVSRLQQPVYFVAGEKDQVMEIKYVHHLASFHYLFASQDSNVHLIPNCGHLGMIEFPTRVASIIREILDKYEKAE from the coding sequence ATGCCATTGATCGATATACTAGAAACCACTCATGTTTATGAGCTTACTGCTCCTGTTGATAAACCCAATTCACCTGTATTAGTTTTTGTTCATGGTTGGCTTTTAAGCCGTCAATATTGGCAACCTTTAGTAGAACTTTTAAAATCTGAGTATCAATGCTTAATTTACGATGCTAGAGGTTTTGGAGAGTCGGCTAATAACAGTAGTGATTTAAACCATGATCAAAGTTATAGTCTCAATGCCTATGCTCATGATCTTGAGTGTTTACTAAAAAATTTAGAAATTAAGCAGGCTTGGGTAGTTGGACATTCTTTAGGGGGTAGTGTAGCTCTTTGGGCTGCATATCGATATCCTGAAGCTATAAAAGGTGTGATTTGTCTTAATGCAGGTGGTGGAATTTACCTTAAAGAAGAATTTGAACGTTTTCGTAATGCAGGACAACAACTAGTTAAGTTTCGTCCTCGCTGGTTGCTTTGTGTGCCGTTTTTAGGTTGGTTATTTTCCCGCATGATGGTAGCTCGTCCCTTAGAATTAAAATGGGGTCGTCAGAGAGTACGTGATTTTGTTTTAGCAGATGAAAAGGCTGCTTTAGGGGCATTATTAGAATCTACTACCGAAACAGAAGTACATTTGTTACCACAGTTAGTTTCTCGTTTACAACAACCCGTTTATTTTGTAGCTGGGGAAAAAGACCAGGTGATGGAAATTAAATATGTTCATCATTTAGCCAGTTTTCATTATTTATTCGCATCTCAAGACAGCAATGTACATTTAATTCCTAATTGTGGTCATCTAGGCATGATTGAGTTTCCCACTAGAGTAGCTTCAATCATTAGAGAAATTTTAGATAAATACGAAAAGGCAGAATAA